Proteins from a genomic interval of Paenibacillus sp. FSL H8-0048:
- a CDS encoding carbohydrate ABC transporter permease, producing MRSPRISWFNVVSTFCLMIVVVITLYPFLHMLAVSLSSDINVIKNTVSFWPKGFNVKMYELVLGDPKIWTAYKNTLIYTVLGTLISLVVTSTGAYALSRRDMALRRTFTMLIVVTMFFSGGMIPTFLVVRSLNMVDTVWGMVLPGAVSTWNLILMRTFFSGIPKELEESGRIDGLNDIGIFMRIIIPLSKASFATIALFYAVGMWNNFIYPLLYLRTPDLFPLQVLLRNLVLAGSSSSGDVTGIGGDNQVVEESLKYATIMVSTLPILTVYPFVQKYFVKGAMIGAVKG from the coding sequence ATGAGATCACCGAGAATTTCCTGGTTTAATGTAGTAAGTACGTTCTGCCTGATGATCGTTGTGGTTATTACGCTCTATCCGTTCCTGCATATGCTGGCGGTCTCTCTGAGCAGCGATATCAATGTCATCAAGAACACGGTCTCGTTCTGGCCCAAGGGCTTCAATGTGAAGATGTACGAGCTGGTGCTGGGAGACCCGAAGATCTGGACGGCCTATAAAAACACACTGATCTACACCGTGCTCGGCACGCTGATCTCGCTGGTGGTTACGTCTACCGGAGCCTATGCGCTCTCCCGCCGGGATATGGCGCTGCGCAGGACCTTCACCATGCTGATCGTCGTGACGATGTTCTTCAGCGGCGGGATGATCCCGACCTTCCTCGTGGTCCGCTCTCTGAATATGGTAGATACCGTATGGGGGATGGTGCTGCCGGGCGCGGTCAGCACCTGGAATCTGATTCTGATGCGCACCTTCTTCTCGGGTATTCCCAAGGAGCTGGAGGAATCGGGACGCATCGACGGGTTGAATGATATCGGGATATTCATGCGCATCATCATTCCGCTGTCGAAGGCTTCCTTCGCAACTATTGCTTTATTTTATGCGGTGGGCATGTGGAACAACTTCATCTATCCGCTCCTGTATCTGCGCACCCCGGACCTGTTCCCGCTTCAGGTGCTGCTCCGCAATCTGGTGCTGGCCGGAAGCTCAAGCTCGGGGGATGTGACCGGCATCGGGGGAGACAACCAGGTCGTTGAAGAGTCGCTCAAATATGCAACGATTATGGTCTCCACGCTGCCGATTCTCACGGTATATCCGTTTGTTCAGAAGTATTTTGTCAAAGGCGCCATGATCGGTGCAGTGAAGGGCTGA
- a CDS encoding CBM96 family carbohydrate-binding protein, which translates to MKHWLQGSCKRFGWILSVIGLILVISAVAVPGTARAAGTITLDEPPGGYVSSGGPVEVSGTYTGLYDVRLYVNGTAQFEALLDDPDGDDSGSWSYTLDTSRYDGPVELVARGLDTTTRYGVWSPSVTLEVNNPAGVAPVVKITGPDEGIALTGQVAVTVQAESATPVSAVQVRVNRGPWQQAAHNGTEYVYAWNTAGIGDRTLSLEARATNAPGRYGYSPTVYAQVGAGTHEPAVPLPDQDRAMWIWEPESYKLLLNPGSREVLESFVTDTATFGSDTVTTLYLAVGSYAGYRALEEQEDELRSFMRWAHERNLSVHALVAGGTSPAYMGAYERYHSHAVREIEQIINYNLAADANEKFDGINVDIEPYISPDFKDPSKFLQKEYLNGLRKMIDRRDSAGIRLPFGPAVPKWYDSSEQGANIQWNGTTKWLSEHIQDISDYISIMDYRDSAEGTAGIIAGAAGELAYAEAIGKPNSVVIGVETLDIANSGDPETITFQEEGRSHMEAELDKVYAASGLSSAFGGIAVHHYDSYRALPSYWGPGGVFWTAPEDHEAPSAPAGTPTAVASDYQSIRLNYGMATDNLEVDRYVIYRSTGPGFTPTSADIAGLARGLNYQDKGLLPDTTYYYRVAARDLAGNIGPLSGEVSAVTGSTALKPLIVTDMQLSYTGTAAAASMKVRDYATGEVLTGAAIEGRFTYSAGRYAAAVTGADGRAAFTSEAIPTSRQAGFEPRRVQAPGYYYASAHDLPHTTALLPHGGLNGLTLSAGVWDKPFAAGDKAYTVTVNSNVTSLQVTPVTAKASDVVLINGMSVASGTAASVMIGSEPADVPVLVYHEDGTADLYLLHIARSVQADPVIPVTMDAYVHEHQPLANFGQEPVLEVADLPNSQGGGDRIAFMKAELNLPGMAMQSVTLNVYVTAAPASPVPLALKGYTGAQWTESGITWNNRPVSGGTNLGTVRVTGAGWYSADVTAYVIAAAAAGLQPTFQWSDPNTSGIVVTLASSENSDNKPYMSVNSGL; encoded by the coding sequence ATGAAGCATTGGCTGCAAGGCTCTTGTAAACGGTTTGGATGGATTCTATCGGTGATAGGTCTGATTCTGGTTATTTCAGCAGTGGCGGTTCCGGGCACAGCCCGGGCCGCAGGTACGATTACACTGGACGAACCGCCCGGGGGATATGTGTCCTCCGGCGGGCCAGTTGAGGTCAGCGGCACTTATACTGGACTGTATGATGTCCGGTTGTATGTGAACGGGACAGCCCAGTTCGAGGCGCTGCTGGATGACCCGGACGGGGATGACAGCGGCAGCTGGTCTTATACGCTCGACACCTCCCGGTATGACGGTCCGGTGGAGCTGGTGGCCCGCGGGCTGGATACCACTACCCGTTACGGGGTGTGGAGTCCGTCCGTGACCCTTGAGGTGAACAACCCCGCAGGTGTTGCGCCAGTGGTGAAGATTACGGGACCGGATGAAGGGATTGCCTTGACCGGACAGGTGGCTGTCACCGTTCAGGCAGAATCGGCTACGCCGGTCTCGGCAGTGCAGGTCCGGGTGAACCGGGGCCCTTGGCAACAGGCTGCGCATAACGGCACGGAATATGTATATGCCTGGAATACGGCGGGCATCGGTGACCGCACGCTCAGCCTGGAGGCGCGGGCGACGAATGCGCCAGGACGCTACGGCTACAGTCCGACCGTCTACGCGCAGGTCGGTGCCGGTACCCATGAGCCGGCGGTTCCTTTGCCGGATCAGGACCGGGCGATGTGGATCTGGGAGCCGGAGAGCTATAAGCTGCTGCTGAACCCAGGCTCGCGGGAGGTACTGGAGTCCTTCGTTACGGACACTGCGACCTTCGGATCAGACACGGTGACGACGCTGTATCTGGCCGTAGGCAGCTACGCGGGCTACCGGGCGCTGGAGGAGCAGGAAGACGAACTGCGCTCCTTCATGCGCTGGGCGCATGAGCGGAACTTAAGCGTCCACGCCCTTGTGGCGGGCGGAACCTCCCCGGCTTACATGGGTGCTTATGAGCGTTACCATAGCCATGCCGTCCGCGAGATCGAGCAGATTATCAACTACAATCTTGCGGCGGATGCGAATGAGAAGTTCGACGGGATCAACGTGGACATCGAGCCCTATATTTCCCCGGACTTCAAAGATCCAAGCAAGTTCCTGCAGAAGGAGTATCTGAATGGTCTGCGCAAAATGATTGACCGCCGCGATTCAGCCGGTATCCGGCTGCCCTTCGGTCCGGCTGTACCTAAATGGTATGACTCCTCGGAGCAAGGAGCCAATATCCAGTGGAACGGCACAACGAAGTGGCTATCAGAGCATATCCAGGATATCTCCGATTATATCTCGATTATGGATTACAGAGATTCCGCTGAGGGAACCGCAGGCATTATTGCCGGGGCCGCCGGTGAGCTGGCCTATGCAGAGGCCATCGGCAAGCCGAATTCTGTAGTTATCGGAGTGGAGACGCTGGATATTGCGAACAGCGGCGACCCGGAGACGATTACCTTCCAGGAGGAAGGCCGCAGCCATATGGAAGCTGAGCTGGACAAGGTCTATGCCGCTTCCGGGCTGAGCAGCGCCTTCGGCGGAATCGCTGTCCATCACTATGATTCCTACCGGGCCCTGCCTTCGTATTGGGGACCGGGCGGCGTTTTCTGGACAGCACCGGAAGATCATGAAGCCCCGTCTGCCCCTGCGGGTACGCCAACCGCTGTTGCCAGTGACTATCAGAGCATAAGACTGAATTACGGAATGGCTACTGACAATTTAGAGGTAGACCGCTACGTTATCTACCGCAGTACGGGCCCCGGCTTCACGCCAACCTCGGCGGATATCGCCGGACTTGCCCGGGGCCTGAATTATCAGGACAAGGGACTGCTCCCGGACACCACCTACTATTACCGGGTGGCTGCCCGCGATCTGGCGGGCAATATCGGCCCGTTATCCGGTGAAGTGTCTGCTGTCACCGGCAGTACGGCGCTTAAGCCGTTGATTGTGACGGATATGCAGCTCTCCTACACTGGTACCGCTGCGGCAGCTTCGATGAAGGTGCGCGATTATGCCACAGGGGAAGTGCTTACAGGAGCTGCAATAGAAGGCCGCTTCACGTATTCGGCGGGCCGTTATGCAGCGGCAGTTACGGGCGCGGATGGACGGGCAGCCTTCACCTCGGAGGCGATTCCGACCAGCCGTCAAGCCGGGTTCGAGCCGAGAAGAGTTCAGGCTCCCGGTTATTACTACGCCAGCGCCCATGACCTGCCGCACACCACGGCGCTGTTGCCGCATGGCGGGCTTAACGGATTAACGTTATCGGCAGGAGTGTGGGATAAGCCTTTCGCTGCGGGTGACAAAGCCTATACCGTAACAGTCAACAGCAATGTAACTTCACTGCAAGTCACCCCGGTTACCGCCAAGGCATCGGATGTGGTACTTATAAATGGAATGTCCGTGGCATCGGGAACAGCCGCATCCGTCATGATCGGCTCAGAGCCTGCTGATGTACCGGTCCTGGTGTATCACGAGGATGGAACTGCCGATCTCTATCTGCTGCATATCGCAAGAAGCGTTCAGGCAGATCCCGTGATTCCAGTGACCATGGATGCTTATGTCCATGAGCATCAGCCCTTGGCCAATTTCGGACAGGAGCCTGTGCTGGAGGTCGCCGACCTTCCGAACTCACAGGGCGGAGGGGACCGCATTGCCTTCATGAAGGCGGAGCTGAACCTCCCTGGGATGGCAATGCAGTCGGTCACGCTGAACGTATATGTCACTGCTGCCCCAGCCTCTCCGGTGCCGCTTGCTCTGAAGGGCTACACCGGAGCGCAGTGGACCGAGAGCGGCATCACCTGGAATAACCGTCCCGTCAGCGGAGGGACGAATCTCGGAACGGTCCGGGTCACCGGGGCTGGGTGGTACAGTGCGGATGTGACTGCTTATGTTATCGCAGCAGCAGCGGCTGGGCTGCAGCCGACCTTCCAGTGGAGCGATCCTAATACTTCGGGAATCGTTGTAACGCTGGCAAGTTCGGAGAATTCGGATAACAAGCCATATATGTCAGTCAACAGCGGGTTGTAG
- a CDS encoding ABC transporter permease: MKDPYRRQGRLRRTWNHNKTLWLLFLPCLLYYLIFRYAPMFGLVITFKDYNLFKGIWASDWVGLKYYRMFFENPDFWPLMKNTLLLGLYKLVFGFPAPVILAILLNEVRKAAFKKFVQTVSYLPHFISNVIVASMVIMFLSPTGGLINNLLGTFGIGPVNFMNEPGMFRGIYVLSEIWQHIGWETIIYLAALTAIDPQLYEAADMDGASRMRKIWHVTLPGISPAIVITLILNIGKVLEIGFEKVFLMQNPAIYDTADIISTYVYRVGMEQGNFSYGASIDLFMGIISLIFIYSANYISRRVSETSLW, translated from the coding sequence ATGAAAGATCCTTACCGGCGTCAAGGGCGGCTGCGGCGGACCTGGAACCATAACAAAACGCTATGGCTGCTGTTCCTGCCGTGCCTGCTGTACTATCTGATTTTCCGGTATGCGCCGATGTTCGGCCTCGTCATTACGTTTAAGGATTATAATCTGTTTAAAGGAATCTGGGCCAGCGATTGGGTGGGGCTGAAGTATTACCGGATGTTTTTTGAGAATCCTGATTTTTGGCCGCTGATGAAGAACACTCTGCTTCTGGGCTTGTACAAGCTGGTGTTCGGTTTCCCTGCTCCGGTGATCCTGGCTATTCTGCTGAATGAAGTCCGTAAGGCTGCGTTCAAAAAATTCGTGCAGACCGTCAGCTATCTGCCGCACTTCATTTCAAACGTCATTGTAGCGAGCATGGTCATTATGTTCCTGTCGCCGACAGGCGGGTTAATTAACAATCTGCTGGGTACCTTCGGAATCGGACCGGTTAACTTCATGAATGAGCCTGGAATGTTCCGGGGGATCTATGTTCTGTCGGAGATCTGGCAGCATATCGGCTGGGAGACCATCATCTATCTGGCGGCATTGACGGCAATCGATCCGCAGCTCTATGAAGCGGCCGATATGGACGGGGCCAGCCGGATGCGCAAAATATGGCATGTCACGCTGCCCGGCATCTCGCCCGCGATTGTCATCACGCTGATTCTGAATATCGGCAAGGTGCTGGAGATTGGCTTCGAGAAGGTATTCCTCATGCAGAACCCGGCAATCTACGATACGGCCGATATCATCAGTACGTACGTGTACCGGGTCGGGATGGAGCAGGGGAACTTCAGCTATGGCGCTTCGATTGACCTGTTCATGGGCATCATCAGCCTGATCTTCATCTACAGCGCCAATTACATCAGCCGCCGGGTCAGCGAGACAAGTCTATGGTAG
- a CDS encoding extracellular solute-binding protein: protein MNKWKSVMLPLAAAAILVSGCSGGNNNNASPAATAAPGSETSPATSEAKQAHTFTALLDNNATFPYSKDWPVWGWIKDQTGVTLEVQTPSGKLAEALNLAVASNALPDLMYMPNRKESNKFGQQGALVDLMEYMDKLPNLTAWMKQYPDEAKAALSADGKMYMFPNQGFGETNRMIWMYRQDVFEKEGIQAPKTYDELHTALKTLKTKYPDSYPLSLRYGQIPDEMNTNMTVNYGTGEGAYYDFDAKEWRYGPTEDSYKEMVGMWKQFYDEGLIPPDFLSLQTKQWQDMVSTGKSFVTVDYISRVDFFNNAMRKENPEFNMQFMAPPAGLEGGKQLNPYFHYMEGGLTVASTSKNIEDIMSYMDFFYSEEGRTLSSWGVEGETYVKEGETIKFKPEFTDVIEMRKQTGLQTSGTYTWIDFNAHLSLFSEDLKHAYEEAVKYDPANMQPRPAFTEKENEVISITGQAIKKHRDESFAKFVTGSRKLADWDKYVEEINNLGVDKLLATYKEAYDRVQNIQLSSK from the coding sequence ATGAACAAATGGAAGTCTGTAATGCTGCCCCTCGCGGCAGCGGCAATACTGGTGAGCGGCTGCAGCGGGGGCAATAACAATAACGCTTCTCCTGCGGCTACGGCTGCACCCGGGAGCGAGACTTCTCCCGCCACTTCGGAAGCGAAGCAGGCCCATACCTTCACTGCGCTGCTGGACAACAATGCCACCTTCCCGTATTCCAAGGATTGGCCGGTCTGGGGCTGGATCAAGGATCAGACCGGCGTCACTCTGGAGGTGCAGACACCCTCCGGGAAGCTGGCTGAAGCGCTGAATCTCGCAGTGGCCTCCAATGCGCTGCCGGATCTGATGTATATGCCCAACCGCAAGGAATCTAACAAATTCGGCCAGCAGGGCGCACTCGTGGACCTGATGGAATATATGGATAAGCTGCCGAATCTGACCGCCTGGATGAAGCAGTACCCGGATGAGGCGAAGGCCGCACTCTCCGCCGACGGCAAAATGTATATGTTCCCGAACCAGGGCTTCGGGGAGACGAACCGGATGATCTGGATGTACCGCCAGGATGTTTTTGAGAAGGAGGGGATTCAGGCTCCCAAGACCTATGATGAACTGCACACGGCCTTGAAGACGCTCAAGACGAAATACCCGGACAGTTACCCGCTGTCACTCCGTTATGGCCAGATCCCGGATGAGATGAACACGAATATGACGGTCAACTATGGAACGGGTGAAGGGGCTTACTACGATTTCGATGCAAAAGAATGGCGCTATGGGCCGACAGAGGACAGCTATAAGGAAATGGTCGGCATGTGGAAGCAGTTCTACGATGAAGGGCTGATTCCGCCGGATTTCCTCTCGCTGCAGACCAAGCAGTGGCAGGACATGGTGTCCACCGGCAAGTCTTTTGTAACTGTGGATTATATCAGCCGGGTGGACTTCTTCAATAATGCGATGCGCAAGGAGAATCCTGAATTCAATATGCAGTTCATGGCTCCTCCCGCAGGGCTTGAAGGCGGCAAGCAGCTCAATCCTTACTTCCATTACATGGAGGGCGGTCTGACTGTTGCTTCGACCTCTAAGAATATCGAGGATATCATGAGTTATATGGACTTCTTCTATTCGGAAGAGGGCCGCACACTCAGCAGTTGGGGCGTGGAAGGCGAGACGTATGTGAAGGAAGGCGAGACGATCAAGTTCAAGCCGGAATTCACCGATGTGATTGAAATGCGGAAGCAGACAGGACTTCAGACCAGCGGAACATATACGTGGATTGACTTCAATGCCCATCTGTCCTTGTTCTCGGAGGACCTGAAGCACGCCTATGAAGAGGCCGTCAAATACGATCCGGCCAACATGCAGCCGCGTCCGGCCTTCACCGAGAAGGAGAATGAAGTCATCTCGATTACCGGACAGGCGATCAAGAAGCACCGCGATGAGAGCTTCGCCAAGTTCGTCACCGGCTCCCGCAAGCTGGCAGACTGGGATAAATATGTTGAGGAGATCAACAATCTGGGCGTAGACAAGCTGCTGGCAACGTACAAGGAAGCCTATGACCGGGTTCAGAATATTCAATTAAGCAGCAAATAA